A DNA window from Impatiens glandulifera chromosome 7, dImpGla2.1, whole genome shotgun sequence contains the following coding sequences:
- the LOC124946045 gene encoding aquaporin TIP1-3-like gives MPINKIAIGSTGEASRPDALRAAAAEFFSMLVFVFAGQGSGMAFNKLTDNGATIPVGLVAASLSHAFALFVAVSVAANISGGHVNPAVTFGLFLGGNITLLRAILYWIAQLLGSIVACLLLKFSTGGLETSAFSLSDGTTTSNAVVFEIVMTFGLMYTVYATAVDPKKGNVGTIAPMAIGFIVGANILAGGAFDGASMNPAVSFGPAVVSWSWVNHWVYWVGPFTGAAIAALIYDNIFIANNNYHQQISNADY, from the exons ATGCCAATCAACAAGATCGCCATTGGATCGACCGGGGAGGCGAGCCGGCCAGACGCATTAAGGGCAGCAGCAGCTGAGTTCTTCTCCATGCTTGTTTTTGTCTTCGCCGGACAAGGATCCGGAATGGCATTCA aTAAGTTAACGGATAACGGTGCAACTATTCCGGTGGGGCTAGTGGCGGCATCTTTATCACACGCGTTCGCACTTTTTGTGGCGGTATCGGTTGCGGCAAATATTTCTGGAGGACACGTTAATCCCGCTGTAACATTTGGTCTTTTCCTTGGTGGCAACATCACATTGTTGAgggccatcttatattggattgCTCAGCTCTTAGGTTCAATTGTGGCATGTTTGCTTCTTAAATTCTCCACTGGTGGATTG GAAACATCTGCATTTTCGTTATCAGATGGAACGACAACATCAAATGCGGTGGTTTTTGAGATTGTCATGACTTTTGGTTTGATGTATACTGTGTATGCGACAGCGGTTGACCCCAAAAAAGGGAATGTGGGGACGATTGCGCCGATGGCAATTGGGTTCATAGTAGGTGCGAATATCCTTGCAGGTGGAGCATTTGATGGGGCTTCGATGAACCCTGCAGTGTCTTTTGGTCCGGCTGTAGTGAGCTGGTCATGGGTTAACCATTGGGTATATTGGGTTGGACCTTTCACTGGTGCTGCCATTGCAGCACTCATCTATGATAATATTTTCATTGCCAATAATAACTATCATCAACAGATCTCTAATGCTGATTATTGA